The Agromyces hippuratus genome has a window encoding:
- a CDS encoding signal peptidase II — protein sequence MSSADTTGADDAQTPAGLDDGPEPGASGHRLFWWVLGIAAFIVLIDQASKWWAEAELGDGTTIPVIGDLIRFVLVYNPGAAFSIGTEYTWIFAILAGVGAIAVVWFAWRVGSVGWTIALGLILGGAVTHLGDRLFRDPGFGRGHVVDFIGYGNWFIGNVADIAIFAGAVMILVLTFMGIAPKGGRVHDED from the coding sequence GTGAGCTCAGCAGACACGACCGGCGCCGATGACGCGCAGACCCCGGCCGGCCTCGACGACGGGCCCGAGCCCGGCGCATCGGGCCACCGCCTCTTCTGGTGGGTGCTCGGCATCGCCGCGTTCATCGTGCTGATCGACCAGGCCAGCAAGTGGTGGGCCGAGGCCGAGCTCGGCGACGGCACCACGATCCCCGTGATCGGCGACCTCATCCGCTTCGTGCTCGTCTACAACCCGGGCGCCGCGTTCTCGATCGGCACCGAGTACACGTGGATCTTCGCGATCCTCGCCGGCGTCGGCGCGATCGCCGTCGTGTGGTTCGCCTGGCGCGTGGGGTCCGTCGGCTGGACCATCGCCCTCGGCCTCATCCTCGGCGGCGCCGTCACCCACCTCGGCGATCGCCTGTTCCGCGACCCCGGCTTCGGCCGCGGCCACGTCGTCGACTTCATCGGCTACGGCAACTGGTTCATCGGCAACGTCGCCGACATCGCGATCTTCGCGGGCGCCGTGATGATCCTCGTGCTGACGTTCATGGGCATCGCGCCCAAGGGCGGGCGCGTGCACGACGAGGACTGA